The [Flavobacterium] thermophilum genome has a segment encoding these proteins:
- the glmS gene encoding Glucosamine--fructose-6-phosphate aminotransferase [isomerizing], which translates to MCGIVGYIGYQDVKEILLRGLEKLEYRGYDSAGIAVLNESGVHVFKEKGRIADLRRIVDPNVNATVGIGHTRWATHGAPSRVNAHPHQSASGRFTLVHNGVIENYEMVKRDYLADVTFQSDTDTEVIVQLVEKFVRDGLATEEAFRKTLSLLKGSYAIAMIDAQDENTIYAAKNKSPLLVGLGDGFNVVASDAMAMLQVTNQFVELMDGELVIVTSENVTIQTLNGETVERKPFTAELDASDIEKGTYPHYMLKEIDEQPFVIRRIIQKYQDANGELAIDKAIINEVLNADRLYIVACGTSYHAGLVGKQLIESWAKIPVEVHIASEFSYNMPLLSEKPLFIFISQSGETADSRAVLVQTNKLGHKAITITNVPGSTLSREANYTLLLHAGPEIAVASTKAYTAQIAVLAILAAAAAKAKGFELDFDLTKELAIVANVMEMLCDAKEEMENIASDYLTLTRNCFFIGRAVDYYVCLEGALKLKEISYIQAEGFAGGELKHGTIALIEDGTPVIALATQEHVNLSIRGNVKEVVARGANPCVISMRGLEGDGDRFIIPSVHPDLTPLVSVVPLQLIAYYAALHRGCDVDKPRNLAKSVTVE; encoded by the coding sequence ATGTGCGGCATTGTTGGCTATATCGGTTATCAAGATGTGAAGGAAATTTTATTGCGCGGATTGGAAAAACTCGAGTATCGCGGCTACGATTCGGCGGGGATCGCTGTGTTGAACGAAAGCGGCGTGCATGTGTTTAAGGAAAAAGGACGGATTGCTGATTTGCGCCGCATCGTCGACCCGAACGTCAACGCGACGGTCGGCATTGGCCATACACGCTGGGCGACACACGGGGCGCCAAGCCGAGTGAACGCCCACCCGCATCAAAGCGCTTCAGGCCGTTTTACGCTCGTGCATAACGGCGTCATTGAGAACTATGAAATGGTCAAGCGCGACTACTTGGCCGATGTCACATTCCAAAGCGACACGGACACGGAAGTGATCGTTCAGCTCGTGGAAAAATTCGTCCGTGACGGACTGGCAACGGAAGAGGCGTTCCGAAAAACGCTCTCGCTGCTAAAAGGATCGTACGCCATCGCCATGATCGATGCGCAAGACGAAAACACCATCTATGCGGCGAAAAACAAAAGCCCGCTTCTCGTCGGCTTGGGCGATGGGTTTAACGTCGTGGCGAGCGACGCGATGGCGATGCTTCAAGTGACGAATCAATTCGTCGAACTGATGGATGGGGAGCTCGTTATCGTCACGAGCGAGAACGTCACGATTCAAACGCTCAACGGCGAGACAGTCGAACGGAAGCCGTTTACGGCCGAGCTCGATGCAAGCGACATTGAAAAAGGAACGTATCCGCATTACATGTTGAAAGAAATTGACGAGCAGCCGTTCGTCATCCGCCGCATCATTCAAAAATACCAAGATGCCAACGGTGAATTGGCCATTGACAAAGCGATCATCAACGAAGTGCTGAACGCCGACCGCCTGTACATTGTCGCGTGCGGAACGAGCTACCACGCAGGCCTTGTCGGCAAGCAGTTGATCGAGTCGTGGGCGAAAATACCAGTCGAAGTGCATATCGCCAGCGAATTTTCGTACAACATGCCGCTGTTGTCGGAAAAGCCGCTCTTCATCTTTATCTCGCAAAGCGGCGAAACGGCCGACAGCCGCGCCGTGCTCGTGCAAACGAACAAACTCGGCCATAAAGCGATCACGATCACGAACGTCCCAGGTTCGACGCTGTCGCGGGAAGCGAACTATACGTTGCTTTTGCACGCCGGTCCGGAAATCGCCGTTGCCTCGACAAAAGCCTATACGGCGCAAATTGCTGTGCTTGCGATTTTGGCCGCCGCGGCGGCGAAAGCGAAAGGCTTTGAGCTGGACTTTGACTTGACGAAAGAGCTTGCCATCGTCGCCAATGTGATGGAAATGCTGTGCGATGCGAAAGAGGAAATGGAGAACATCGCGAGCGACTACTTGACGCTGACGCGCAACTGCTTCTTCATCGGCCGCGCCGTTGACTACTATGTCTGCCTAGAAGGCGCGCTGAAGCTGAAGGAGATCTCTTACATCCAAGCGGAAGGGTTCGCCGGTGGCGAGCTGAAACACGGCACGATCGCCTTGATTGAGGACGGCACGCCAGTGATTGCGCTTGCCACTCAGGAGCACGTGAATTTGAGCATTCGCGGCAACGTAAAAGAAGTCGTCGCCCGCGGCGCGAACCCGTGCGTCATCTCGATGCGCGGCCTGGAAGGCGACGGCGACCGCTTTATCATCCCATCCGTCCATCCGGATCTTACGCCGCTTGTCTCCGTCGTGCCGTTGCAGCTGATCGCCTACTATGCCGCCTTGCACCGCGGCTGCGACGTCGACAAACCGCGCAACTTGGCGAAGAGCGTGACGGTGGAGTAA
- the glmM gene encoding Phosphoglucosamine mutase, which produces MGKYFGTDGVRGVANRELTPELAFQIGRCGGYVLTKSVERPKVLIGRDTRISGHMLEGALVAGLLSIGVEVMRLGVISTPGVAYLTKALGAQAGIMISASHNPVQDNGIKFFGPDGFKLSDEQEAEIEALIDNGEDMLPRPIGAGLGQVNDYFEGGQKYLQYLKQTIDEEDFSGMKIALDCAHGATSSLATYLFADLDADVVTMGASPNGLNINEGVGSTHPEALAAFVKEKGADVGLAFDGDGDRLIAVDENGNIVDGDQIMYICAKYLKETGRLKHQTVVSTVMSNLGFYKALEAQGIKSVQTAVGDRYVVEEMKKNGYNLGGEQSGHIIFLDYNTTGDGMLTALQLVNIMKIKGKPLSELAGEMKKYPQLLVNVRVKEKEKVMENEQVKNVIAEVEAEMNGNGRVLVRPSGTEPLVRIMAEAPTEEACRAYVERIADVVRREMGTE; this is translated from the coding sequence ATGGGCAAATATTTTGGCACTGATGGTGTACGTGGAGTCGCAAATCGCGAATTGACGCCAGAGTTGGCGTTTCAAATCGGCCGCTGCGGCGGATATGTGCTGACGAAAAGCGTTGAGCGCCCGAAAGTGCTGATCGGGCGCGACACCCGCATTTCCGGCCATATGCTGGAAGGCGCCCTGGTCGCCGGGCTTTTGTCGATCGGGGTCGAGGTGATGCGCCTTGGCGTCATTTCCACCCCGGGCGTCGCCTATTTGACGAAGGCGCTCGGAGCGCAGGCCGGCATTATGATTTCCGCCTCGCACAACCCGGTGCAAGATAACGGCATTAAATTTTTCGGTCCGGACGGGTTCAAGCTGTCGGATGAGCAGGAAGCCGAAATTGAAGCACTCATCGACAATGGGGAGGATATGCTGCCGCGGCCGATCGGGGCTGGGCTTGGACAAGTCAACGACTATTTCGAAGGCGGGCAAAAGTACTTGCAGTATTTAAAACAAACGATCGATGAAGAAGATTTTTCCGGGATGAAAATCGCCCTCGACTGCGCGCACGGGGCGACGTCATCGCTGGCGACGTACTTATTTGCCGATTTGGATGCGGATGTCGTGACGATGGGGGCGTCGCCCAATGGGCTCAACATTAACGAAGGGGTCGGGTCCACCCATCCGGAAGCGCTCGCCGCATTTGTCAAAGAAAAAGGAGCCGATGTCGGGCTCGCCTTTGACGGCGACGGCGACCGTCTCATTGCCGTCGATGAGAACGGCAACATCGTCGATGGCGACCAAATTATGTACATTTGCGCCAAATATTTAAAAGAAACCGGCCGCCTCAAGCACCAAACCGTCGTCTCAACCGTCATGAGCAACCTTGGGTTTTACAAGGCGCTTGAGGCGCAGGGAATCAAAAGTGTACAAACGGCCGTTGGCGACCGCTATGTCGTCGAGGAAATGAAGAAGAACGGCTATAATCTTGGCGGCGAGCAGTCCGGACACATCATCTTCCTTGACTACAACACGACGGGGGACGGCATGTTGACGGCGCTCCAGCTTGTCAACATCATGAAAATCAAAGGCAAGCCGCTTTCCGAATTGGCGGGGGAAATGAAAAAATACCCGCAGCTCTTAGTGAACGTCCGGGTGAAAGAGAAAGAAAAAGTGATGGAAAATGAGCAAGTGAAAAACGTGATCGCCGAAGTGGAAGCAGAGATGAACGGCAACGGCCGCGTTCTTGTCCGCCCATCGGGGACTGAGCCGCTTGTGCGCATTATGGCGGAGGCCCCGACCGAAGAAGCGTGCCGCGCCTACGTGGAGCGGATCGCCGATGTCGTCCGCCGTGAAATGGGGACGGAATAA
- a CDS encoding DNA integrity scanning protein DisA, protein MSFEELPIVSYLLKVVDILVVWYVIYKLIMMIRGTKAIQLLKGIFLIILVRFVSNYLGLTTLQWLMDQAIIWGFLAIIIIFQPELRRALEQLGRGRLFTRSTVNEDEERLQMVEAIVKATEYMAKRRIGALISIERETGMGDYVETGITLNAHVSPELLINIFIPNTPLHDGAVIIQKNQIAAAACYLPLSESPFISKELGTRHRAALGISEVTDSVTVVVSEETGAVSLTKNGELYRDLTIDEFRELLTGELAPATKASASSRWQWRGKKHG, encoded by the coding sequence ATGTCCTTCGAAGAGCTCCCCATCGTGTCGTATTTGTTGAAAGTGGTCGATATTCTTGTTGTTTGGTACGTCATTTATAAATTGATTATGATGATTCGCGGGACGAAGGCCATTCAGTTGTTAAAAGGCATTTTTTTAATTATTCTAGTCCGCTTTGTGAGCAATTACCTCGGATTGACGACGCTGCAATGGCTGATGGATCAGGCGATCATTTGGGGATTTCTCGCGATCATCATTATTTTTCAGCCGGAATTGCGGCGCGCCCTCGAGCAGCTTGGCCGTGGACGGCTGTTTACACGCAGCACAGTCAATGAAGACGAGGAACGGCTGCAGATGGTGGAAGCCATCGTCAAAGCCACGGAGTATATGGCGAAGCGGCGCATCGGGGCGCTCATTTCGATCGAGCGGGAAACCGGAATGGGTGATTATGTGGAAACGGGGATTACGCTTAACGCACATGTATCGCCGGAGCTGCTCATTAATATTTTCATTCCGAACACCCCGCTTCATGACGGAGCGGTGATTATTCAAAAAAATCAAATCGCTGCGGCCGCTTGTTATTTGCCGCTATCGGAGAGTCCGTTCATTTCAAAGGAACTCGGGACGCGCCATCGGGCAGCGCTCGGCATCAGCGAAGTGACGGACAGCGTCACCGTCGTCGTGTCGGAAGAGACAGGAGCAGTATCGTTGACGAAAAACGGCGAGCTGTACCGTGATTTAACGATCGATGAGTTTCGGGAGCTGTTAACGGGGGAACTTGCTCCTGCGACGAAGGCGTCCGCTTCTTCCCGTTGGCAGTGGAGGGGGAAGAAACATGGATAA
- the rsiW gene encoding Anti-sigma-W factor rsiW has protein sequence MECPKEIVSLMHSYFDGDIHPDEERQLKEHLRSCAACAAHFYELNKTIAFLQCASHITVPSSFTATVMGAMPKEKKAARLRRWLHAHPILTAASLFCLLTVGSFASSWNERGAFSVSADEHVIIRDHTVIVPEGQTVKGDITVRNGSIRIEGTVDGDVTVIHGNKYMASAGQVTGEVEEINQVFEWIWYNIKERVHHALQSLE, from the coding sequence ATGGAATGTCCGAAGGAAATCGTATCGCTGATGCATAGCTACTTTGACGGCGACATTCATCCGGACGAGGAACGGCAGTTGAAAGAACATTTGCGGTCATGCGCCGCTTGTGCTGCCCATTTTTATGAACTAAACAAAACGATCGCTTTTCTGCAATGCGCCTCTCATATTACAGTGCCGTCCTCGTTCACGGCAACCGTGATGGGAGCCATGCCGAAAGAGAAAAAGGCTGCGCGGCTGCGCCGCTGGCTGCATGCGCATCCCATACTGACGGCTGCCTCCCTGTTTTGTCTGCTCACAGTCGGCAGTTTTGCCTCCTCATGGAATGAAAGAGGAGCATTTTCCGTTTCGGCTGATGAACATGTCATCATCCGCGATCATACAGTGATCGTGCCGGAAGGGCAAACGGTTAAAGGGGATATTACAGTGCGCAATGGATCGATTCGGATTGAAGGAACGGTCGATGGGGATGTGACGGTGATCCACGGGAACAAATATATGGCGTCTGCTGGACAAGTAACCGGGGAAGTAGAAGAAATTAATCAAGTGTTTGAATGGATTTGGTATAATATTAAAGAGAGGGTTCACCATGCGCTCCAATCCCTTGAATGA
- the rpoE_1 gene encoding Sigma-24 has product MDCMDLFIKKRIKAIRKGDQNAYADLVDLYKDKIYRLCYRMLGNRHEAEDAAQEAFIRAYVHIDTYNPEMKFSTWLYRIATNLTIDKLRKRKPDVYLDEELNGTDGLTMQAQLPSREASPEEAVESLELQETVQRAIDQLPEKYRSVIVLKYIEDLSLQEISEILELPVGTVKTRLHRGREALRRQLGHL; this is encoded by the coding sequence TTGGATTGTATGGATTTGTTCATTAAAAAACGAATTAAGGCGATCCGAAAAGGCGACCAAAATGCGTACGCTGATCTTGTCGACTTGTATAAAGATAAAATTTACCGCCTTTGTTATCGAATGCTCGGCAACCGGCACGAGGCGGAAGATGCGGCACAAGAGGCGTTCATCCGCGCTTATGTCCATATTGATACGTACAACCCGGAAATGAAATTTTCCACATGGCTGTACCGGATTGCGACGAATTTAACGATCGATAAGCTGCGGAAACGGAAGCCTGATGTGTATTTGGATGAAGAACTAAACGGTACGGACGGATTGACGATGCAGGCGCAGCTTCCTTCACGCGAAGCGTCCCCTGAAGAGGCGGTCGAAAGCTTGGAACTGCAGGAGACGGTTCAACGGGCGATTGATCAGCTGCCGGAAAAATACCGGAGCGTGATCGTGCTGAAGTATATTGAGGATCTGTCGTTGCAAGAGATTAGCGAGATTTTAGAGTTGCCAGTCGGCACAGTGAAAACAAGGCTGCATCGCGGGCGTGAAGCGCTGCGCAGACAACTTGGCCATCTATAA
- the rocF gene encoding Arginase → MKPISIIGVPMDLGQTRRGVDMGPSAMRYAGVIERLERLHYHIEDLGDIPIGKAERLSEQGDPRLRNLKAVAEANEQLAAAVDEVVQRGRFPLVLGGDHSIAIGTLAGVAKHYERLGVIWYDAHGDVNTEETSPSGNIHGMPLAASLGFGHPALTGIGGYSPKIKPEHVVLIGVRSLDEGEKRFIREKGIKIYTMHEVDRLGMTKVMEETIAYLKERTDGVHLSLDLDALDPSDAPGVGTPVIGGLTYRESHLAMEMLAEAQIITSAEFVEVNPILDERNKTASVAVGLMGSLFGEKLI, encoded by the coding sequence ATGAAGCCAATCTCGATTATCGGGGTGCCGATGGATTTAGGGCAGACGCGCCGCGGCGTCGACATGGGGCCGAGCGCGATGCGTTACGCTGGAGTCATTGAACGGCTTGAACGCCTTCATTACCATATTGAAGATTTAGGAGACATTCCGATCGGCAAGGCGGAGCGGTTGTCCGAGCAAGGGGATCCGCGGTTGCGCAATTTGAAAGCGGTTGCGGAGGCGAATGAACAGCTGGCTGCCGCCGTCGATGAGGTCGTTCAACGCGGGCGCTTTCCGCTTGTGCTGGGCGGCGACCATAGCATCGCCATTGGCACGCTCGCCGGGGTGGCGAAACATTATGAGCGGCTTGGGGTTATTTGGTATGATGCGCACGGTGATGTCAATACGGAGGAGACGTCGCCCTCTGGAAACATTCATGGCATGCCGCTGGCGGCAAGCCTTGGCTTTGGCCATCCGGCGCTGACGGGAATCGGTGGATACAGCCCGAAGATCAAACCGGAACATGTCGTATTGATTGGAGTCCGTTCGCTTGATGAGGGAGAGAAGCGGTTTATTCGCGAAAAAGGAATCAAAATCTATACGATGCATGAGGTTGACCGCCTTGGGATGACGAAAGTGATGGAAGAGACGATCGCGTATTTGAAAGAGCGAACGGATGGCGTCCATTTGTCGCTTGACTTGGATGCGCTTGATCCGAGCGATGCGCCGGGTGTTGGGACGCCGGTGATCGGTGGGCTGACGTACCGGGAAAGCCATTTGGCGATGGAAATGTTGGCGGAAGCGCAAATCATCACTTCTGCCGAATTTGTCGAGGTGAACCCCATTTTGGATGAACGGAACAAGACCGCCTCGGTTGCTGTGGGGCTGATGGGTTCATTGTTTGGAGAGAAGCTGATTTAG
- the pdaA_2 gene encoding Probable polysaccharide deacetylase pdaA precursor yields the protein MFYALNGRTLKKALIIICSAFFTAVILYAYEMNRPVFSLSSGPKAVYKVDNDRDEVALTFDISWGDENAEKILDVLKQHGIKNATFFLSASWAERHPSVVKRIKEEGHEIGSMGYNFVNYAELENAKIRQDLMMAEKVFDMLGVKNVELLRPPGGNFNKKVLKLAESLGYTVVHWSVDSKDWLNPGTEQIVANVTSDLEPGDIVLLHASDSAKQTAKALPKIIAAMKENGYRNASLSELLANGEAESKGID from the coding sequence ATGTTTTACGCACTAAATGGGCGGACATTGAAAAAAGCTCTCATTATTATTTGTTCTGCTTTTTTCACTGCGGTCATCCTATACGCTTATGAAATGAACCGACCCGTGTTTTCGCTTTCCTCTGGGCCTAAGGCCGTGTACAAGGTGGACAATGACCGCGATGAGGTGGCATTGACGTTTGACATTAGCTGGGGGGATGAGAACGCGGAAAAAATTTTGGACGTATTGAAACAACACGGGATTAAAAACGCAACCTTTTTTTTATCAGCCTCATGGGCTGAACGCCATCCGTCCGTCGTAAAGCGGATTAAAGAGGAAGGGCATGAAATCGGCAGCATGGGGTATAATTTTGTCAATTATGCAGAACTCGAGAACGCTAAAATCCGCCAAGATTTAATGATGGCGGAGAAAGTGTTCGACATGTTAGGTGTGAAAAACGTCGAGTTGCTGCGCCCCCCGGGAGGGAATTTTAACAAAAAGGTGCTAAAACTTGCGGAGTCTCTCGGCTATACGGTTGTGCATTGGAGCGTTGACTCGAAGGACTGGCTGAATCCCGGCACAGAGCAAATTGTCGCCAACGTCACAAGCGATTTGGAGCCGGGCGATATTGTGCTCCTTCACGCGTCCGACTCGGCCAAACAAACGGCAAAGGCGCTGCCGAAAATTATTGCAGCCATGAAAGAAAACGGCTATAGAAACGCCAGCCTCTCTGAGCTGCTGGCCAACGGTGAAGCAGAAAGCAAAGGGATCGACTAA
- the minD_2 gene encoding Cell division inhibitor MinD has translation MLTENEVRAILENMKDPFLNKTFKETNAIQEIKIKEEKNHVSVKIALAKTGTPDQLRVQTAIVQQLKEAGAASVGLRFAELPREVVEKYSDNPQKTTYIAIASGKGGVGKSTVSVNLAVALARLGKKVGLIDADIYGFSVPDMMGITQRPTVRGDKIIPVERFGVKVISMAFFVEDNAPVIWRGPMLGKMLNNFFKEVEWGDLDYLLLDLPPGTGDVALDVHTLLPSCKEIIVTTPHPTAAFVAARAGAMALRTDHEIIGVIENMSYYESRKTGEREYVFGKGGGEKLAKELNTELLGQLPLQQPDWNDDDFAPSIYAEDHPIGKIYMDIARKIAEKY, from the coding sequence ATGCTGACGGAAAACGAAGTGCGAGCCATTCTTGAAAACATGAAAGACCCGTTTTTAAACAAGACCTTTAAGGAAACAAACGCCATTCAAGAAATTAAAATTAAGGAAGAGAAAAACCATGTCAGCGTAAAGATCGCGCTTGCCAAAACCGGCACGCCTGACCAACTGCGCGTGCAAACGGCGATCGTCCAGCAGCTGAAAGAGGCTGGCGCCGCATCCGTCGGCTTGCGGTTTGCCGAACTGCCGCGCGAAGTGGTTGAGAAATACAGCGACAATCCGCAAAAAACGACGTATATCGCCATCGCCAGCGGCAAGGGCGGCGTCGGAAAATCAACGGTTTCCGTCAACTTAGCGGTCGCGCTCGCCCGGCTTGGCAAAAAAGTCGGGTTGATCGACGCCGATATTTATGGGTTTAGCGTTCCAGACATGATGGGAATTACTCAGCGTCCGACAGTGCGGGGCGATAAAATCATCCCCGTCGAGCGGTTTGGGGTGAAAGTCATTTCGATGGCCTTTTTCGTCGAGGACAATGCTCCGGTCATTTGGCGCGGCCCGATGCTTGGAAAAATGCTGAACAACTTCTTCAAAGAAGTTGAGTGGGGCGACTTGGATTACTTGCTGCTCGACTTGCCTCCAGGCACCGGCGATGTCGCGTTAGACGTGCACACGCTTTTGCCGTCATGCAAAGAAATTATCGTCACCACTCCGCACCCGACCGCCGCGTTTGTCGCCGCCCGCGCCGGAGCGATGGCGCTGCGCACCGACCACGAAATTATCGGTGTCATTGAAAATATGTCGTATTACGAAAGCCGGAAAACGGGTGAGCGGGAATACGTCTTTGGCAAAGGCGGCGGGGAAAAGCTGGCAAAGGAGCTGAACACGGAGTTGCTCGGGCAGCTGCCCCTTCAGCAGCCGGACTGGAACGATGATGATTTCGCTCCGTCCATTTACGCCGAAGATCATCCGATCGGAAAAATTTATATGGACATCGCCCGCAAAATAGCGGAGAAATATTAA
- the lytC_3 gene encoding N-acetylmuramoyl-L-alanine amidase LytC precursor: protein MKEKWKWLVAFAAAAIAGILLFPSLFSDLTSTKPWNLPLSGRIIVLDPGHGGPDGGAVGGEVLEKEIALNVAKKLRDYLQQQGALVLMTRETDRDLASPSTRGYSRRKTEDLHERTSFINHSDADLFISIHLNAIPSPRWRGAQTFYYGSLIENERLAKFIQAELRRNLENTHRVAKMIDTVYLLKHAKKPGALVEVGFLSNPDERELLASDHYQTKLAASIYKGVLRYFSNEPTPRE from the coding sequence ATGAAAGAAAAATGGAAGTGGCTTGTCGCCTTTGCCGCGGCTGCCATTGCGGGAATTTTGTTATTTCCGTCTTTATTTTCTGATCTGACCTCAACAAAACCGTGGAATCTCCCATTGTCCGGGCGAATTATCGTCCTAGACCCCGGCCATGGCGGGCCGGATGGCGGGGCGGTCGGCGGCGAGGTGCTGGAAAAAGAAATCGCGCTCAACGTCGCGAAAAAATTGCGGGACTACTTGCAGCAACAAGGAGCGCTCGTTCTGATGACGCGGGAGACAGACCGCGATTTGGCCAGCCCGTCCACGCGCGGCTACAGCCGGCGGAAAACGGAAGATTTGCACGAACGAACATCATTCATTAACCATTCCGATGCGGATTTGTTTATCAGCATTCACCTCAATGCCATTCCATCCCCGCGCTGGCGGGGGGCACAGACGTTTTATTACGGCTCGCTCATCGAAAACGAGCGGCTCGCCAAATTCATCCAAGCCGAGTTGCGGCGCAACTTGGAAAACACCCACCGGGTAGCGAAAATGATTGATACCGTTTATTTGCTAAAGCATGCCAAAAAGCCCGGAGCGCTCGTTGAAGTTGGATTTTTATCGAATCCGGACGAGCGGGAGCTGCTCGCCTCTGACCATTACCAGACGAAACTCGCCGCCTCGATTTACAAAGGAGTGCTGCGTTACTTTTCGAACGAACCTACCCCTCGCGAATAG
- a CDS encoding Protein of uncharacterised function (DUF2521), protein MTVITSFAEKRQEKQLRYERKMLRELSLEKLRAKVLEHFTPFYQMYRIFPSTVEEGCIDLAIEAYLLGAHYSRFGYYGESVDSVRRRCAQEEKYLIDTLFDFLCFWGNIDDDLLGQSLYYACEQYIVGWWTEGFERGKKRRRLKLH, encoded by the coding sequence ATGACAGTCATCACTTCATTCGCGGAAAAAAGGCAGGAAAAGCAGCTCCGCTATGAGCGGAAAATGCTGCGGGAGTTGTCGCTGGAGAAATTGCGGGCCAAAGTGTTGGAACATTTTACCCCTTTCTATCAAATGTACCGGATTTTCCCATCTACTGTTGAGGAAGGCTGCATTGATCTGGCCATTGAAGCGTATTTGCTCGGCGCCCATTACAGCCGGTTCGGCTATTATGGGGAGTCTGTGGACAGCGTGCGCCGACGTTGCGCGCAAGAGGAGAAATATTTAATTGACACACTTTTTGATTTTCTCTGCTTTTGGGGCAACATCGACGACGATCTGCTCGGCCAGTCGCTCTATTACGCCTGCGAGCAATATATCGTCGGCTGGTGGACCGAAGGGTTTGAACGGGGAAAAAAACGGCGCCGCCTAAAACTTCACTGA
- the rpsI gene encoding BS10, with amino-acid sequence MAQVQYYGTGRRKSSVARVRLVPGDGRIIVNKQDIREYIPTEALIEMVKQPLVLTETLGSYDVLVNVHGGGFAGQAGAIRHGIARALLQVDPEFRTVLKRAGLLTRDARVKERKKYGLKGARRAPQFSKR; translated from the coding sequence TTGGCACAAGTACAATATTACGGTACAGGTCGTCGCAAAAGCTCGGTTGCTCGCGTCCGCCTCGTCCCGGGCGATGGACGCATCATCGTCAACAAACAAGACATTCGTGAATATATTCCGACAGAAGCGCTTATCGAAATGGTAAAGCAACCGCTTGTACTGACAGAAACGCTCGGCAGCTACGACGTGTTGGTGAACGTTCACGGCGGCGGATTTGCCGGCCAAGCGGGCGCCATTCGCCACGGCATCGCCCGCGCGTTGCTTCAAGTCGATCCGGAATTCCGCACCGTATTGAAGCGCGCTGGCTTGCTGACGCGCGATGCCCGCGTCAAAGAGCGGAAAAAATACGGGCTCAAAGGCGCCCGCCGCGCTCCGCAGTTCTCGAAACGTTAA
- the rplM gene encoding 50S ribosomal protein L13, translating into MRTTYMAKPNEVERKWYVVDAAGKTLGRLASEVAALLRGKHKPTFTPHVDCGDHVIVINADKVELTGKKLTKKLYYRHSLYPGGLKVRTALEMRTNYPEQMIERAVRGMLPKGSLGRQMFKKLHVYRGSEHPHQAQKPEVYELRG; encoded by the coding sequence TTGCGTACGACTTATATGGCGAAACCGAATGAAGTAGAGCGTAAATGGTACGTTGTCGACGCAGCCGGCAAAACGTTGGGTCGTCTGGCCAGCGAAGTCGCAGCGCTGTTGCGCGGCAAACATAAACCGACATTCACTCCGCACGTTGACTGCGGGGATCATGTGATCGTCATCAATGCTGACAAAGTGGAACTGACAGGGAAAAAGTTAACGAAAAAATTGTACTATCGCCACAGCTTATATCCAGGCGGTTTGAAAGTGAGAACGGCGCTCGAAATGCGCACGAATTATCCGGAACAAATGATTGAACGGGCGGTGCGCGGCATGCTTCCAAAAGGCAGCCTTGGCCGTCAAATGTTCAAAAAACTGCATGTTTACCGCGGAAGCGAACACCCGCATCAAGCGCAAAAACCGGAAGTATACGAACTTCGCGGATAA